The Thermodesulfobacteriota bacterium genome includes the window GTAATGTCCAACCGCAGAAGGGACCGGCAGAACTTATCCTAAACGACAACGACCGGTCCCTTCAGCCTTCGCAATTCCTTGTTGGACATGCTGCGGTTCGTCAGCCGCTGGCGGCTGACGTCGGACATACTCCTCCAGCAGGGCGAACTGAGGCACCAGGCGCTGCTCCGCCACCCCCAGAGGATCCTTGAAGAAACAGGCCAGATGCGGCAGAAGCCCTCCCTCTCCCCGGGCCAGGGCATAGGCGGCCAAACGGGCCAGGTCCAGCACCAGAGGGGCGGCCAGGATCGAGTCGTAGCCCTGCCAGGTGAACTGCAGGCTCATGCGGGCGCCCAGAAAGCCCTGAAAATGGATGAGATCCCAGGCCGTCTTCTGGTCGTCCAGGGAGGGGACGAAGTGGATGTGCACCCCGGTGTGGGGGGCATAGCCCAGGATCCGCGGCAGGACCTGATCCTTGCTGCGCACCTTGGCGGCCCGGTGCTCGGGGTCGTCCAGCACCGCCCCGTCCAGGTTGCCCAAAAGATTCGTCCCTTCCCAGGACAGGACCGGCAGGTTGCGGCTGGCAAAGAGCGGCGCCAGAGCGCTCTTGACCAGGGTCTCCCCGGTCTTGCCGTCGTTGCCCATCACCGGCAGCCGGCGCTGCCGGGCGTGCTCCACCAGGGCCGGCAGGAGGGCGCCGTTCGAAGGGGTGAAGTTGATGAAGGCGCACCCCTCCTCCAGGGCTGCCCAGGCATAGAGGGTGCTCGCCCGCATCGCTTGGCCGTCGCCGGCCGCCAGGCGAACCCGGAAGAGCTCGGGGTCGTGGTGGCTGGGGTCATCGGCCAGGAGCGGCTCGGTGGAGGCGAGGTTGATCACCACCAGCCGGTCGAGCCGCCCCTCTTCCCGGAACCGGCGCAGATCCGCGGTCACGGCGGCGAGCGCCGCGCGGATGTCCGCCGGCCCCGGCCCGGGGCCGGCCACCAGCCGAGCGATGGCCGGGCCGACATTGTGGGTGA containing:
- a CDS encoding inositol-3-phosphate synthase, with the protein product MGRSRVGVWLIGARGAVATTVAVGALARARGLVDDAGLVTALPLFQTLGLPAVEDLVLGGCDIRSAPVLATAERLAGQLSGVRRDLLPALAAELAAHDRRLSPGITHNVGPAIARLVAGPGPGPADIRAALAAVTADLRRFREEGRLDRLVVINLASTEPLLADDPSHHDPELFRVRLAAGDGQAMRASTLYAWAALEEGCAFINFTPSNGALLPALVEHARQRRLPVMGNDGKTGETLVKSALAPLFASRNLPVLSWEGTNLLGNLDGAVLDDPEHRAAKVRSKDQVLPRILGYAPHTGVHIHFVPSLDDQKTAWDLIHFQGFLGARMSLQFTWQGYDSILAAPLVLDLARLAAYALARGEGGLLPHLACFFKDPLGVAEQRLVPQFALLEEYVRRQPPAADEPQHVQQGIAKAEGTGRCRLG